Proteins found in one Panicum hallii strain FIL2 chromosome 4, PHallii_v3.1, whole genome shotgun sequence genomic segment:
- the LOC112889362 gene encoding uncharacterized protein LOC112889362 encodes MPPSPSSAGAGAASASPSASASASDPTPSWWESVSQARSRIQALSSILPPAASQDVAALADSDRPARALLRSPAAYAALSDALRAGGGADDPACHWLYDTLLSADPDLRLAALAFLPLLAALYLRRLPPELPSSLSGFEAVLLAVYSSEAKNRQGKPVLVQVPDLSVPSLYHTPASSPSSKSPRRPQPPPIPPPQATPVVGVLSPPLEPQAAVKSTKRAGIIGVAFEAYYSKILQMPAASKVDACNAVAAWAGQYCKCRFELDDKELEEEEGDSLGSVSPLSSEAENGKELEEELARMRINGDTSGRNCHEDYDKEARVPLPWELLQPVMRVLGHCLLAPLNPVEVRDAAADAVRVVYARACHDLVPQAILAARSLIELDKSARKAAKAAAAAASGTIVAAGTAGSTASSSRPSSKPNTPSKQRKPDTLLVSK; translated from the coding sequence atgcCTCCCTCGCCATCCTccgccggcgcgggcgccgcCTCGGCgtccccctccgcctccgcctcagCCTCGGACCCGACCCCGTCCTGGTGGGAGTCGGTCTCGCAGGCGCGCTCCCGCATCCAGGCGCTCTCCTCCATCCTGCCCCCGGCCGCGTCCCAGGACGTCGCGGCGCTGGCGGACTCCGatcgccccgcgcgcgcgctcctCCGCTCGCCCGCCGCCTACGCGGCGCTCTCCGACGCGCTccgcgcgggcgggggcgccgACGACCCCGCCTGCCACTGGCTCTACGACACGCTCCTCTCCGCTGACCCCGacctccgcctcgccgcgctCGCGTTCCTGCCTCTACTGGCGGCGCTctacctccgccgcctcccgcccgagCTCCCTTCGTCGCTCTCCGGCTTCGAGGCGGTGCTCCTCGCCGTCTACTCCTCTGAGGCTAAGAATCGTCAGGGGAAGCCCGTCCTCGTCCAGGTCCCGGACCTCTCCGTCCCCTCGCTCTACCACACGCCGGCGTCCAGCCCCAGCTCCAAGTCCCCTCGCCGGCCGCAGCCCCCGCCGATCCCCCCTCCACAGGCAACTCCCGTGGTGGGTGTGCTCTCACCACCGTTGGAGCCGCAGGCTGCTGTGAAGTCCACGAAGCGCGCAGGGATAATTGGGGTCGCGTTCGAAGCTTACTATTCCAAGATTCTGCAGATGCCGGCTGCATCGAAGGTTGATGCCTGCAATGCTGTGGCGGCATGGGCGGGGCAGTACTGCAAATGCCGTTTTGAGCTTGATgacaaggagctggaggaagaggagggggaCTCTCTGGGGTCTGTGTCACCATTGTCATCAGAGGCCGAGAATGGGAAGGAGTTGGAGGAGGAACTGGCAAGGATGCGCATCAATGGAGATACCAGTGGGCGGAACTGCCATGAGGATTATGACAAGGAGGCAAGGGTGCCGCTACCCTGGGAGCTGCTCCAGCCGGTGATGAGGGTTCTTGGGCACTGCTTGCTTGCACCGCTGAACCCTGTCGAGGTGCGGGACGCAGCTGCAGATGCTGTGAGGGTTGTCTATGCCCGTGCATGCCACGACCTTGTGCCACAGGCAATCTTAGCAGCCCGGAGCTTGATTGAGCTTGACAAAAGTGCACGGAAGGCTGCAAAGGCAGCAGCTGCTGCGGCTTCTGGGACAATTGTGGCTGCTGGCACTGCTGGAAGCACCGCGTCGAGCTCTAGGCCAAGTTCAAAGCCAAACACACCGAGCAAGCAGCGCAAGCCTGACACACTACTCGTGTCCAAATGA
- the LOC112889361 gene encoding synaptotagmin-3-like isoform X2: MANLAICNNIKRATRPIFDQYVGQYGIESIEFGELTLGALPPTFQGIKVYEMLGKVLVIEPVIRWASIANVILNAKVHSFEVSVQLEDLHIMLTPRVTLKPLVPSFPCFANLCVSLMEKPCIDFGFKMLGGDIMAIPGLYQYVQDQISKQISVLYHWPKVIQIPILDGASGATKKPVGILHVKVIRALNLLKMDLLGKSDPYVKMRLSGEKLPSKKTSVKMSNLNPEWNEHFRFIVKDPDTQVLELHMFDWEKVKMHDKLGMQVIPLRLLTPYESKLFTLDLVRSMNPNDPHNKKNRGQLIVELTFDPFREDNSRSSVALDGEANASIREGNGESSGGVLLVSVENAEDVEGKQHTNPYAEVLFRGERKKTKVIRKTRDPRWSEEFQFMVDEPPVEDKVHIEVKSKRRGLPIRNKESLGHVNINLVDVVNNGRINEKYHLINSRNGMIQVEIKWSTV, translated from the exons ATGGCAAATTTG GCAATATGCAACAATATAAAACGTGCAACGAGACCAATATTCGATCAATATGTTGGACAATATGGTATAGAGTCCATTGAATTTGGAGAGTTGACACTTGGGGCACTTCCACCTACATTTCAAG GTATTAAAGTTTACGAAATGCTAGGAAAAGTATTGGTAATTGAGCCTGTGATTCGGTGGGCTAGCATAGCAAATGTAATCTTGAACGCAAAGGTGCATTCTTTCGAAGTGTCCGTTCAG CTTGAAGATTTACATATAATGCTAACTCCGCGTGTGACTCTCAAGCCACTTGTGCCAAGCTTTCCCTGCTTTGCTAACTTGTGTGTGTCATTAATGGAGAAG CCATGTATAGATTTTGGATTCAAAATGTTGGGAGGAGATATCATGGCAATACCAGGCTTGTACCAATATGTTCAG GATCAAATATCAAAGCAAATCTCAGTTCTGTATCATTGGCCTAAGGTTATTCAGATTCCAATCTTGGATGGAGCAAG TGGCGCTACAAAGAAGCCGGTTGGAATCTTGCATGTAAAGGTAATTAGAGCCCTGAATCTTCTCAAGATGGACTTGCTTGGAAAGTCTGATCCCTATGTCAAGATGCGCCTGAGCGGTGAAAAGCTGCCTTCAAAGAAAACATCTGTTAAGATGAGCAACCTGAATCCTGAATGGAATGAACACTTCAGGTTCATAGTCAAGGATCCCGATACTCAAGTCCTTGAGCTCCACATGTTTGACTGGGAAAAG GTTAAGATGCACGATAAATTGGGTATGCAAGTAATTCCCCTCCGCTTGCTTACACCTTACGAGAGCAAGCTATTCACACTGGACCTTGTTCGAAGCATGAATCCAAATGATCCGCATAACAAGAAAAATAGAGGACAGCTCATTGTTGAGTTGACATTTGATCCCTTCAGAGAAGACAATAGCAGGAGCagtgtggctttggacggtgaAGCTAATGCAAGCATAAGGGAAGGAAACGGTGAATCCAGTGGTGGGGTGTTGTTGGTTTCAGTAGAAAATGCAGAAGATGTCGAAGGGAAGCAGCACACCAATCCATATGCTGAGGTTCTTTTCAGGGGAGAACGCAAGAAAACAAAG GTGATAAGGAAAACAAGAGATCCAAGATGGAGCGAGGAGTTCCAGTTCATGGTAGACGAGCCTCCCGTGGAAGATAAGGTCCATATCGAAGTTAAAAGCAAACGCCGCGGACTACCCATCCGCAACAAG GAATCCCTGGGGCACGTGAACATAAACCTGGTGGATGTGGTGAACAATGGCCGGATCAACGAGAAATACCACCTTATCAACTCGAGGAACGGGATGATACAAGTCGAGATCAAATGGAGCACGGTGTGA
- the LOC112889361 gene encoding synaptotagmin-3-like isoform X1, whose translation MGLLGGVLGFSVGLPVGLAAAYFLYLRYFAARRLQDPVIRPLRDLDSETLQTTIPDIPLWVKSPDYERVDWMNKFIFDMWPFLDKAICNNIKRATRPIFDQYVGQYGIESIEFGELTLGALPPTFQGIKVYEMLGKVLVIEPVIRWASIANVILNAKVHSFEVSVQLEDLHIMLTPRVTLKPLVPSFPCFANLCVSLMEKPCIDFGFKMLGGDIMAIPGLYQYVQDQISKQISVLYHWPKVIQIPILDGASGATKKPVGILHVKVIRALNLLKMDLLGKSDPYVKMRLSGEKLPSKKTSVKMSNLNPEWNEHFRFIVKDPDTQVLELHMFDWEKVKMHDKLGMQVIPLRLLTPYESKLFTLDLVRSMNPNDPHNKKNRGQLIVELTFDPFREDNSRSSVALDGEANASIREGNGESSGGVLLVSVENAEDVEGKQHTNPYAEVLFRGERKKTKVIRKTRDPRWSEEFQFMVDEPPVEDKVHIEVKSKRRGLPIRNKESLGHVNINLVDVVNNGRINEKYHLINSRNGMIQVEIKWSTV comes from the exons atgggCCTCCTGGGCGGCGTCCTCGGCTTCAGCGTCGGGCTCCCCGTCGGGCTCGCCGCCGCCTACTTTCTCTACCTCCGCTACTTCGCCGCTCGGCGCCTCCAG GATCCTGTCATTAGACCTCTACGAGATTTAGATTCTGAAACCCTACAGACAACAATACCAGATATTCCATTATGGGTGAAGAGCCCAGACTATGAGCGG GTTGATTGGATGAACAAGTTTATTTTTGACATGTGGCCTTTCCTGGATAAG GCAATATGCAACAATATAAAACGTGCAACGAGACCAATATTCGATCAATATGTTGGACAATATGGTATAGAGTCCATTGAATTTGGAGAGTTGACACTTGGGGCACTTCCACCTACATTTCAAG GTATTAAAGTTTACGAAATGCTAGGAAAAGTATTGGTAATTGAGCCTGTGATTCGGTGGGCTAGCATAGCAAATGTAATCTTGAACGCAAAGGTGCATTCTTTCGAAGTGTCCGTTCAG CTTGAAGATTTACATATAATGCTAACTCCGCGTGTGACTCTCAAGCCACTTGTGCCAAGCTTTCCCTGCTTTGCTAACTTGTGTGTGTCATTAATGGAGAAG CCATGTATAGATTTTGGATTCAAAATGTTGGGAGGAGATATCATGGCAATACCAGGCTTGTACCAATATGTTCAG GATCAAATATCAAAGCAAATCTCAGTTCTGTATCATTGGCCTAAGGTTATTCAGATTCCAATCTTGGATGGAGCAAG TGGCGCTACAAAGAAGCCGGTTGGAATCTTGCATGTAAAGGTAATTAGAGCCCTGAATCTTCTCAAGATGGACTTGCTTGGAAAGTCTGATCCCTATGTCAAGATGCGCCTGAGCGGTGAAAAGCTGCCTTCAAAGAAAACATCTGTTAAGATGAGCAACCTGAATCCTGAATGGAATGAACACTTCAGGTTCATAGTCAAGGATCCCGATACTCAAGTCCTTGAGCTCCACATGTTTGACTGGGAAAAG GTTAAGATGCACGATAAATTGGGTATGCAAGTAATTCCCCTCCGCTTGCTTACACCTTACGAGAGCAAGCTATTCACACTGGACCTTGTTCGAAGCATGAATCCAAATGATCCGCATAACAAGAAAAATAGAGGACAGCTCATTGTTGAGTTGACATTTGATCCCTTCAGAGAAGACAATAGCAGGAGCagtgtggctttggacggtgaAGCTAATGCAAGCATAAGGGAAGGAAACGGTGAATCCAGTGGTGGGGTGTTGTTGGTTTCAGTAGAAAATGCAGAAGATGTCGAAGGGAAGCAGCACACCAATCCATATGCTGAGGTTCTTTTCAGGGGAGAACGCAAGAAAACAAAG GTGATAAGGAAAACAAGAGATCCAAGATGGAGCGAGGAGTTCCAGTTCATGGTAGACGAGCCTCCCGTGGAAGATAAGGTCCATATCGAAGTTAAAAGCAAACGCCGCGGACTACCCATCCGCAACAAG GAATCCCTGGGGCACGTGAACATAAACCTGGTGGATGTGGTGAACAATGGCCGGATCAACGAGAAATACCACCTTATCAACTCGAGGAACGGGATGATACAAGTCGAGATCAAATGGAGCACGGTGTGA
- the LOC112890756 gene encoding uncharacterized protein LOC112890756 has protein sequence MLGMEMDNLAVIYLFLRSCHCSNLERLFVQLPATSDVPLEDLVEEVRVEQPEDGLVNLRMVKVMNFNWRRFEVQLVSHLLRKARSLHKLLLVSPNVTPLHVPGVQEADLFLLKEALASGHIIVSKSDDPATQPFHSEVFIKV, from the exons ATGCTTGGAATGGAGATGGATAACCTAGCTGTCATTTACCTGTTCCTCAGGTCTTGCCACTGTTCTAATCTTGAGAGGCTCTTTGTGCAG CTCCCGGCTACCAGTGATGTGCCCTTGGAGGATTTAGTTGAAGAGGTGAGGGTAGAACAACCAGAGGATGGCTTAGTCAACCTTAGAATGGTAAAGGTCATGAACTTCAATTGGCGCCGTTTTGAGGTGCAGCTAGTGAGTCACTTGTTGAGGAAGGCTCGTTCCCTACATAAACTGTTACTAGTTTCTCCCAATGTTACTCCGCTGCATGTGCCTGGTGTACAAGAAGCTGATCTTTTTCTTCTCAAAGAAGCTTTGGCCAGTGGACACATTATTGTCAGCAAGTCTGACGATCCAGCAACTCAACCATTTCATTCTGAGGTCTTTATCAAGGTTTAA